From a region of the Hallerella porci genome:
- the nuoF gene encoding NADH-quinone oxidoreductase subunit NuoF, whose product MQESMKVCTGNFGKHAQSIEAYKKLGGYSTISKSLFEMSQFEVIDRVQRAGLRGRGGAGFPTGMKWSFVPRNTGKPVYIVVNADEGEGGTYKDHFLLLEDPHRLIEGLIIAGWALGARSAYIYARGEFLPCIESVNKALNEAYAAGYLGENIMGTKFSFDIFVHRGAGAYICGEETALINSLEGQKGQPRLKPPFPAVAGAWASPTCVNNVETIMSLPWIFSHPVEEYTKMGTPRAHGTKVFCVSGDVKRPGIYEAPLGTPLMEMLTSEEYCQGIVGKLKGVIPGGSSCPPLLPEECENATLDYECMAALKTMFGSGAIIVFNDTHNAVDLLDVLGHFYSHESCGQCTPCREGTGFAKRVLDSIVEGKGHDGDIELLQHISAGFGGTTICPLSISLGGPLNVYTRKYRADFEEYIAKNPNHAEPRLRSTVRLGAYW is encoded by the coding sequence ATGCAAGAGTCGATGAAAGTTTGTACAGGAAATTTCGGAAAGCACGCTCAAAGCATTGAAGCCTACAAAAAGCTCGGCGGCTATTCGACGATTTCAAAGTCTCTTTTTGAAATGTCGCAGTTCGAAGTGATCGATCGCGTGCAACGCGCAGGTCTCCGCGGACGCGGCGGTGCAGGATTCCCGACGGGGATGAAGTGGAGCTTTGTTCCGCGGAATACGGGAAAGCCCGTTTACATCGTCGTGAACGCAGACGAAGGCGAAGGCGGAACTTATAAAGATCACTTCTTGCTTTTGGAAGATCCGCATCGTTTAATTGAAGGCTTGATTATCGCTGGCTGGGCGCTCGGAGCCCGCAGCGCTTACATCTATGCCCGCGGCGAATTTTTACCGTGCATCGAAAGCGTCAACAAAGCGCTCAACGAAGCGTATGCAGCCGGTTACCTCGGCGAAAATATTATGGGGACAAAATTCTCGTTTGATATTTTCGTTCACCGTGGCGCTGGCGCTTATATCTGCGGCGAAGAAACCGCACTGATCAACTCGCTCGAAGGTCAAAAAGGTCAGCCTCGTTTGAAGCCGCCTTTCCCCGCGGTCGCAGGTGCATGGGCATCGCCGACTTGCGTGAATAACGTCGAAACGATTATGTCGCTTCCGTGGATTTTCTCGCATCCGGTGGAAGAATACACGAAAATGGGAACACCTCGTGCGCACGGAACGAAAGTTTTCTGCGTGTCGGGAGATGTAAAACGTCCGGGCATTTACGAAGCTCCTCTCGGAACTCCGTTAATGGAAATGCTCACGAGCGAAGAATATTGTCAAGGAATCGTCGGAAAACTCAAAGGCGTCATTCCGGGTGGTTCTTCTTGCCCGCCGCTTCTTCCTGAAGAATGCGAAAATGCAACTCTTGACTACGAATGTATGGCGGCTCTCAAAACCATGTTTGGTTCGGGCGCAATTATCGTCTTTAACGATACGCATAACGCAGTCGATTTGTTGGATGTTCTCGGACATTTCTATTCTCACGAATCTTGTGGACAGTGCACTCCGTGCCGCGAAGGAACGGGATTTGCAAAGCGCGTTCTCGATTCAATCGTCGAAGGCAAGGGCCACGATGGCGATATCGAATTGCTGCAGCATATTTCGGCAGGTTTCGGTGGCACAACGATTTGCCCGCTGTCGATTTCTCTCGGCGGTCCTTTGAATGTTTACACGCGGAAATATCGCGCGGACTTCGAAGAATATATCGCTAAAAATCCGAATCATGCGGAACCCCGCTTGAGATCCACCGTTCGCTTGGGAGCATATTGGTAA
- the nuoL gene encoding NADH-quinone oxidoreductase subunit L → MIPLWLIPLFPLIGVIVLALISVASSDSEKGPDEGLVGYIGVLFPLLAFLATGYLAWNMPQEGLHETLGNWIHTPALSVDFGFLFDGLSRTMLLFITGIATLIILYSTGYMHKDRGFARFFAYMNLFLFSMIVLVLSDSLLLTFLGWEGVGLCSYLLIGFWNKDLHNCKAANKAFMVNRVGDVGFLLGMVILVTVGGSAMLSYTDLIAWLTTATNQDLVVTALPLLTAAGLLFFWACTAKSAQIPLLTWLPDAMAGPTPVSALIHAATMVTAGVYLVARLSPLFVILPGVLTIIAIVGMATAFWAAVAGLLQNDIKKVLAYSTISQLGYMFMAAGASAFDVSIFHVFTHAFFKATLFLGAGAIMHALSGEQDMRKMGGLLKKTPVTAITMLFAYLAIIGFPGFSGFFSKDLILERLFGTSPTFGPIFYGVGLVTAVITAIYMTRLMVLVFLGKYRGNLPESHIHEAPLSMTFPMVVLAIGSAFSGYVWNVFVSGANWFEQWIAPAVSWAQNLAAFIRPEHGEDPSVLVFAILGTLAAVVGAVVGYEIFTRKRIPEVKKNESAAPLGGAATWTFFFDCVHNVIIRAFEIIAWIVDVIVDKFIQILQWMICSILFIVGDGVRNLQVRKIRLQVGLSIAGMAIIVIALYLCGGLF, encoded by the coding sequence ATGATTCCTCTTTGGCTTATCCCTCTTTTCCCGCTGATCGGCGTCATCGTTCTCGCCTTGATTTCTGTCGCATCTTCGGATAGCGAAAAAGGTCCGGACGAAGGTCTTGTCGGCTATATCGGCGTTCTTTTCCCGCTTCTCGCATTCCTCGCGACTGGTTATCTCGCTTGGAATATGCCGCAAGAAGGCCTCCACGAAACCCTCGGAAACTGGATTCATACGCCAGCACTTTCGGTGGATTTTGGATTCCTCTTTGACGGTCTTTCTCGGACGATGCTTCTCTTCATCACGGGAATTGCGACTCTCATCATTCTGTATTCGACAGGTTATATGCACAAAGACCGCGGATTTGCCCGCTTCTTTGCGTACATGAACTTGTTCCTTTTCAGCATGATTGTGCTCGTTCTTTCGGATTCTTTGCTGCTTACATTCCTCGGATGGGAAGGCGTTGGACTTTGCTCTTACTTGCTCATCGGATTTTGGAATAAAGATTTGCATAATTGCAAAGCGGCAAACAAAGCGTTTATGGTGAACCGCGTCGGCGACGTTGGATTCTTGCTCGGCATGGTCATTTTGGTGACTGTCGGCGGTTCGGCGATGCTCAGCTATACCGATTTAATCGCTTGGTTGACGACTGCTACAAATCAGGATTTAGTGGTGACAGCTCTTCCGCTTTTGACGGCGGCTGGACTTCTCTTCTTCTGGGCTTGCACGGCAAAGAGCGCTCAAATTCCGCTTTTAACTTGGCTCCCCGATGCGATGGCGGGTCCGACTCCGGTTTCGGCTCTTATCCATGCGGCAACGATGGTGACTGCGGGCGTTTATTTGGTCGCACGTCTTTCTCCGCTTTTCGTTATCCTTCCGGGAGTTCTTACGATTATTGCAATCGTGGGAATGGCTACCGCTTTCTGGGCTGCGGTCGCAGGACTTTTGCAGAACGACATCAAGAAAGTTCTCGCTTATTCGACGATCTCGCAACTCGGTTATATGTTTATGGCGGCAGGTGCTTCGGCATTTGACGTTTCGATTTTCCACGTTTTCACTCACGCATTCTTTAAGGCGACTCTCTTCCTCGGCGCTGGCGCTATTATGCACGCCCTTTCGGGTGAACAAGATATGCGCAAGATGGGCGGTCTTTTGAAGAAGACTCCGGTGACTGCGATTACGATGCTCTTCGCTTACCTCGCAATTATCGGCTTCCCAGGCTTCTCGGGATTCTTCTCGAAAGATTTGATTCTCGAACGTCTCTTCGGAACTTCGCCGACATTTGGTCCGATTTTCTATGGCGTTGGTCTTGTGACTGCGGTGATTACGGCGATTTATATGACCCGCTTAATGGTTCTCGTATTCCTCGGAAAATACCGCGGAAACCTCCCCGAATCGCACATTCACGAAGCTCCGCTTTCGATGACTTTCCCGATGGTTGTGCTCGCAATCGGTTCGGCTTTCTCGGGTTACGTTTGGAACGTCTTCGTTTCGGGTGCAAATTGGTTTGAACAGTGGATTGCTCCGGCGGTGAGCTGGGCGCAAAATCTCGCGGCGTTCATTCGCCCGGAACACGGTGAAGATCCTTCCGTTCTCGTCTTTGCAATTCTCGGAACTCTCGCTGCAGTCGTCGGCGCAGTCGTCGGCTACGAAATCTTTACCCGCAAGCGTATTCCCGAAGTCAAAAAGAACGAATCGGCGGCTCCTCTCGGCGGTGCTGCTACGTGGACATTCTTCTTCGACTGCGTTCACAATGTCATTATCCGAGCATTTGAAATCATCGCATGGATTGTCGATGTTATCGTAGACAAATTCATTCAGATTTTGCAATGGATGATTTGCTCGATCCTCTTTATTGTGGGGGATGGCGTTCGGAACCTTCAGGTGCGTAAAATTCGCCTGCAGGTGGGCTTAAGCATCGCGGGCATGGCGATTATCGTTATCGCGCTCTATCTCTGCGGAGGGCTCTTCTAA
- a CDS encoding complex I subunit 1/NuoH family protein, which translates to MMEIIDSKTWIEWLLILAKLCLAFVPVLFILLLIPMERRGAGFIQDRQGPNRSYVKIPYFGKIRLFGWVQNACDGTKLFFKELYEPAKVNKILFSLAPAIPFGLTLLTPCVLPYFASLNFTFGDTVVHIPAANIDTDVGILLMFGLSSLSVFGTVLSGWASKSKFPFLGALRATATSISYEVCLGLSMMGMVLLAGTFSVEGIVGWQEQHAWGIFVQPVAFFCFLLAAIAETGRPPFDVSEGDPELVAGYHTEYGAMQFGMFYMGEYGHVGINSILMATLFLGGYSIPFMTTADVQANFGTVLAVLFGIFAFLALAFLHMVYRWLRAYNKGQASNKAEINREYLLYKIIAWIAVPVFIALAVASGLFIHPEATMVNGLPVYGIGTALGTAAVQFLVLMVKTIFFCWVWIWVRWTLPRFRYDQIMHLGWKILLNIALLNLVVTAVIAKFVMGGN; encoded by the coding sequence ATGATGGAAATTATCGATTCCAAAACTTGGATTGAATGGCTCCTAATCTTAGCGAAACTCTGTCTCGCGTTTGTGCCGGTGCTTTTCATTTTGCTTCTCATCCCGATGGAACGTCGCGGAGCGGGATTTATTCAAGACCGTCAAGGTCCGAACCGCTCTTATGTGAAAATTCCGTATTTCGGAAAAATTCGTTTATTCGGTTGGGTGCAGAACGCGTGTGATGGCACGAAGCTCTTCTTTAAGGAACTCTATGAACCGGCGAAGGTGAATAAAATTCTCTTCTCGCTCGCTCCGGCGATTCCTTTTGGATTAACTCTTTTAACGCCTTGCGTGCTCCCGTATTTTGCTTCGCTGAATTTTACTTTCGGCGATACCGTGGTGCATATTCCGGCGGCGAATATCGATACCGATGTCGGCATTTTGTTAATGTTCGGCCTTTCTTCGCTTTCTGTTTTCGGAACAGTGCTTTCGGGTTGGGCTTCGAAGTCGAAATTCCCGTTCCTCGGTGCGCTCCGCGCGACGGCGACTAGCATTAGCTACGAAGTTTGCCTTGGCCTTTCGATGATGGGAATGGTTCTCCTCGCAGGAACATTCAGCGTCGAAGGTATTGTCGGTTGGCAGGAACAGCACGCTTGGGGCATTTTCGTGCAGCCGGTGGCATTCTTCTGCTTCCTTTTGGCGGCAATCGCAGAAACGGGACGTCCTCCGTTTGACGTTTCGGAAGGCGATCCGGAACTTGTTGCGGGTTATCATACAGAATATGGCGCAATGCAATTCGGTATGTTCTATATGGGTGAATACGGTCATGTGGGAATTAACAGTATTCTCATGGCGACTCTCTTCCTCGGCGGTTACTCGATTCCGTTTATGACGACTGCAGATGTGCAGGCGAATTTCGGAACCGTTCTCGCAGTTCTCTTCGGCATTTTCGCTTTCCTCGCTCTCGCATTCCTTCACATGGTTTATCGCTGGCTTCGCGCTTACAATAAAGGTCAAGCGTCGAATAAGGCAGAAATCAATCGCGAATATTTGCTTTACAAAATCATCGCTTGGATTGCTGTGCCAGTGTTCATCGCATTGGCAGTGGCTTCGGGTCTTTTCATTCATCCCGAAGCGACGATGGTGAACGGACTTCCGGTTTATGGAATCGGAACGGCGTTAGGAACTGCAGCGGTTCAATTCCTCGTTTTGATGGTGAAAACCATCTTCTTCTGCTGGGTTTGGATTTGGGTGCGCTGGACTCTTCCGCGCTTCCGTTATGACCAAATTATGCATCTCGGCTGGAAGATTCTTTTGAATATCGCACTTCTGAACTTGGTGGTGACAGCTGTGATTGCTAAGTTCGTTATGGGAGGCAACTAA
- a CDS encoding NuoI/complex I 23 kDa subunit family protein, producing the protein MVRVVKHKPMNWIERLYIFEAFRGLYTTIKHFFRGFFRYETLPTTGYPEVKPYIPRDYRAKHRMMVRPDGTPRCVACFMCASACPAHCIYIEAAQSPDGRIEKRAARFDIDHSVCIFCGLCVEACPQDALRMDTCETSFVHRKREDFIVSLYDLTNWDPKDYPDDPQSQVAPGGTKNKQALAAWGEVK; encoded by the coding sequence ATGGTTCGCGTTGTCAAACACAAGCCGATGAACTGGATCGAACGCCTTTATATTTTCGAAGCGTTCCGCGGTCTTTACACGACGATTAAACATTTCTTCCGCGGATTTTTCCGCTACGAAACGTTGCCGACGACTGGTTATCCCGAAGTGAAACCGTATATTCCGCGGGATTACCGTGCAAAGCACCGCATGATGGTGCGCCCGGACGGAACTCCGCGTTGTGTGGCGTGCTTTATGTGCGCTTCGGCGTGCCCGGCTCATTGCATTTACATTGAAGCGGCTCAATCTCCGGATGGACGCATTGAAAAGCGCGCAGCGCGTTTTGACATCGACCATTCTGTGTGTATTTTCTGCGGGCTTTGCGTTGAAGCTTGTCCGCAAGATGCGCTTCGGATGGATACTTGCGAAACCAGTTTTGTGCACCGCAAACGCGAAGATTTTATCGTCTCGCTTTACGATTTGACGAATTGGGATCCGAAGGATTATCCGGATGATCCGCAAAGTCAAGTGGCTCCTGGTGGAACGAAAAACAAGCAGGCTCTCGCTGCCTGGGGAGAAGTTAAATAA
- the nuoK gene encoding NADH-quinone oxidoreductase subunit NuoK, whose translation MQAIYVQILALVLLSLGIATALCRRNVFFVLMGVELALNAVNLSIVGFSKTLAGAESVAGQIIPLFTIAVAAAEACVGLAIVILLFRNQDSADIDNYSNMRG comes from the coding sequence ATGCAGGCGATTTACGTTCAAATTCTTGCGCTAGTTCTTCTGTCGCTCGGAATTGCTACGGCTCTTTGCCGTCGCAATGTGTTCTTCGTCTTGATGGGCGTAGAACTTGCATTAAATGCAGTGAACTTGAGCATTGTCGGATTCTCGAAAACTCTCGCAGGCGCAGAAAGCGTTGCGGGTCAAATCATTCCGCTCTTTACGATTGCTGTCGCCGCCGCAGAAGCTTGCGTAGGCCTCGCCATCGTGATTTTGCTGTTCCGCAATCAGGACAGCGCGGATATCGACAATTATTCCAATATGAGGGGGTAA
- a CDS encoding NADH-quinone oxidoreductase subunit NuoE family protein has product MSIIKGAIQDVANNTLAYTHGPTPVETLPSPADQVGHANPIQKQPTWGEIAPKLETAEVKIRVADLLSRYPVKQGALLEVLWVAQDAIGWLPHEAIRWAADICECSAPHAYGVSTFYTMYKHVPTGRFLLQFCHNISCHIRGAESIIDYARKTLNLKPGETTPDGLFTIVEVECLAACGNAPAMLVNDDYATDVENGELVMKPGICLTPERFDKILKWCYEREEKFPKEPPREVLGGMVKGHGGHPGAPGATAKPQDPTYAPPSPVLAVVALVDDNGATLTWKGAPEFTELTVEKNVNGSWTEVGKPGVKDKTFVDAAGKVGDEYRMIAVSGARTAKPSAVSKAKAAPPPEAPAAAQVAAKKV; this is encoded by the coding sequence ATGAGTATCATTAAAGGCGCCATTCAAGACGTTGCCAATAATACGCTTGCCTATACCCACGGCCCGACTCCGGTCGAAACTCTTCCGTCTCCGGCGGATCAAGTGGGTCACGCTAATCCGATTCAAAAGCAGCCGACTTGGGGCGAAATCGCTCCGAAGCTGGAAACGGCTGAAGTGAAAATTCGCGTTGCCGATTTGCTTTCCCGTTATCCGGTAAAGCAAGGGGCGCTTCTCGAAGTGCTTTGGGTTGCTCAAGATGCTATCGGTTGGCTTCCGCACGAAGCGATTCGTTGGGCTGCAGACATTTGCGAATGTTCCGCTCCGCACGCTTATGGCGTTTCCACTTTCTATACGATGTATAAGCATGTGCCGACAGGCCGCTTCCTTTTGCAGTTCTGCCATAACATTAGCTGCCACATCCGCGGTGCAGAAAGCATAATCGATTATGCCCGCAAAACATTGAATTTGAAGCCGGGCGAAACCACTCCGGACGGACTTTTCACCATTGTCGAAGTCGAATGCTTAGCGGCTTGCGGAAACGCGCCCGCGATGCTCGTGAACGACGATTATGCAACCGATGTTGAAAACGGCGAACTCGTGATGAAACCGGGAATTTGCTTAACACCGGAACGCTTTGACAAGATTCTCAAATGGTGCTACGAACGCGAAGAAAAGTTCCCGAAAGAACCTCCGCGCGAAGTTCTCGGCGGCATGGTAAAGGGTCACGGCGGACATCCGGGCGCACCGGGTGCTACTGCAAAACCGCAAGATCCGACTTATGCGCCGCCTTCTCCGGTTTTGGCTGTTGTCGCTCTCGTCGATGACAATGGTGCGACTTTAACCTGGAAAGGCGCTCCGGAATTTACCGAACTCACCGTCGAAAAGAATGTGAACGGTTCTTGGACCGAAGTCGGAAAACCGGGCGTAAAAGACAAAACGTTTGTGGATGCTGCAGGAAAAGTGGGCGATGAATATCGCATGATTGCAGTGAGCGGCGCTCGGACAGCAAAACCGTCTGCTGTGTCGAAGGCGAAGGCTGCGCCTCCTCCCGAAGCTCCGGCTGCAGCACAAGTCGCAGCAAAGAAGGTTTGA
- a CDS encoding 2Fe-2S iron-sulfur cluster-binding protein: MSNHYNMPHLPTANSPRVVIEVDGKNVEVPGDTNLLEALKAVGIETPHVCYHPYLPVSGNCRQCLVETEGPRGKMLIISCFTPVKAGMKIFTPHSSERVKNARAAVSEFMMLNHPLDCPICDKAGECTLQENYVEAGNAKGNLFPEIGKNYHGNPDHQFYDTKGQLRGGKRVDIGPRISLDEERCVQCDRCVRFMRDVCHDEQLQLALRADKTYITTFPGRKLDHEYDLCVADVCPTGAMTAKYFRFQQRSWMLKRTASISMDDSLGANIWIDHNEGFIWRVMPRCNPEVNRTWISNTSRLAFQEFGKDRLPAGDLNTLKSALSGSGKIAFVLGGSATNEDAVALKTLVNKLGDKAEVFVGTFAPVGTPDGLSKSGDPVANRAGFALFGFTQTADDLVKRASEFSTLVTLSADLWGSDASKAQALEKISHRIAVSAKNDATAKKAVAVFGVNHWSEVSGTMVNVNSILQKLNAAPTSPSAELVPLYSVLFALAGEEVTSAAVAYKKAGEFASVLAKFSFDAIHSTGELLDGVAV; encoded by the coding sequence ATGAGCAATCATTATAACATGCCTCATCTTCCCACAGCCAACAGTCCTCGTGTTGTAATCGAGGTCGATGGCAAAAATGTGGAAGTGCCGGGCGATACAAACTTGCTCGAAGCCTTGAAGGCCGTGGGCATTGAAACTCCGCACGTTTGCTACCATCCGTATCTTCCGGTTTCTGGTAATTGTCGCCAGTGCTTGGTCGAAACCGAAGGTCCGCGCGGAAAAATGTTGATTATTTCTTGCTTCACGCCGGTGAAAGCAGGGATGAAAATCTTTACGCCGCATTCTAGCGAACGCGTTAAGAATGCCCGCGCTGCAGTCTCGGAATTTATGATGCTCAATCACCCGTTAGATTGTCCGATTTGCGACAAAGCGGGAGAATGCACCTTGCAAGAAAATTATGTGGAAGCAGGCAATGCGAAGGGCAACCTCTTCCCAGAAATCGGCAAGAACTATCACGGAAATCCCGACCATCAATTCTACGATACGAAGGGACAGCTCCGCGGCGGTAAACGCGTCGATATCGGTCCGAGAATTTCTCTCGATGAAGAACGCTGCGTACAGTGCGATCGCTGCGTCCGCTTTATGCGCGATGTTTGCCACGATGAACAGTTGCAACTCGCTCTCCGCGCAGACAAAACTTATATCACCACATTCCCGGGTCGCAAACTCGATCACGAATACGATCTCTGCGTTGCCGATGTTTGCCCGACGGGTGCGATGACTGCGAAGTATTTCCGCTTCCAGCAACGCTCGTGGATGTTAAAGCGTACCGCAAGCATTTCGATGGACGATTCTCTCGGCGCAAACATTTGGATCGATCATAACGAAGGATTCATTTGGCGCGTTATGCCGCGTTGCAATCCCGAAGTGAACCGCACTTGGATTTCGAATACGAGCCGTCTCGCTTTCCAAGAATTTGGAAAAGATCGTCTTCCGGCTGGTGACTTGAACACTCTCAAGAGTGCGCTCAGCGGCAGCGGAAAAATCGCATTTGTTCTTGGCGGATCGGCGACGAACGAAGACGCCGTGGCTTTGAAAACTTTGGTGAATAAACTCGGCGATAAAGCAGAAGTTTTCGTCGGAACATTTGCTCCGGTCGGAACTCCGGATGGACTTTCAAAGAGCGGTGATCCGGTGGCAAATCGCGCGGGCTTTGCTCTCTTCGGTTTTACACAAACCGCAGACGATTTGGTAAAACGCGCTTCGGAATTTTCGACTCTCGTAACGCTTTCTGCAGATTTGTGGGGAAGCGACGCTTCGAAGGCGCAGGCTTTGGAAAAGATTTCGCACCGCATTGCGGTTTCGGCAAAGAATGATGCGACTGCAAAGAAAGCAGTTGCCGTCTTCGGTGTGAATCACTGGTCCGAAGTGAGCGGCACCATGGTGAATGTCAATTCTATTCTGCAAAAGTTGAATGCGGCGCCGACATCGCCGAGCGCAGAACTTGTTCCGCTTTATTCGGTTCTCTTTGCCCTCGCCGGTGAAGAGGTGACCAGTGCAGCGGTCGCTTACAAGAAAGCGGGCGAATTCGCTTCTGTTCTCGCAAAATTCTCTTTTGACGCCATCCATAGCACGGGCGAATTGCTCGATGGAGTTGCTGTATGA
- a CDS encoding NADH-quinone oxidoreductase subunit J family protein, producing MLALIYFIILSVVAVGCSICILLNRHPLYASIAMVTTMLSLAGIYGLLGSPFVGVVQIMVYAGAIMMLLMFIIFVLNGSRDNHTKRFDKTSLFVLLSVIAMAVISAIALCRSAISFDSNAVRGSVDVTSKTLFDMSASGNGYYLLFLAIGLVLLSAMATAVILARKRIASDPETKTSEEVH from the coding sequence ATGCTCGCTCTCATTTATTTCATCATTCTTTCGGTCGTTGCCGTAGGATGCTCTATTTGCATCTTGCTCAATCGGCATCCGTTGTATGCGTCGATTGCAATGGTTACGACGATGCTTTCTCTCGCTGGCATTTATGGACTTCTCGGAAGTCCGTTCGTCGGCGTCGTGCAGATTATGGTTTACGCTGGCGCAATTATGATGCTTTTAATGTTCATCATCTTTGTGCTGAACGGTTCCCGCGATAATCACACAAAACGCTTCGATAAAACATCGTTATTCGTTTTGCTTTCGGTGATTGCGATGGCGGTCATTTCGGCGATTGCTCTTTGCCGTTCTGCGATTTCATTTGATTCGAATGCGGTTCGCGGATCGGTCGATGTCACTTCGAAGACTCTCTTTGATATGAGCGCTTCGGGGAACGGCTACTATCTGCTGTTCCTTGCAATCGGACTTGTGCTGCTTTCGGCGATGGCGACGGCGGTGATTCTCGCTCGCAAGCGCATCGCTTCGGATCCGGAAACTAAAACGTCTGAGGAGGTTCACTAA
- a CDS encoding NADH-quinone oxidoreductase subunit D — translation MKVLTPDGEEKNLMVLNIGPSHGATHGCLRYINALDGENIVAMVGEIGYLHRGFEKMAERGTWQQVLPLTDRLDYCSAMMNNFAYCRAAEQMLGIEIPERAKVLRVIVNELSRIADHFICVAAAAQDLGSTTGFFYLFDSREMTMRIWEKLTGARLTNSYGRIGGLYRDTYEGFEEDVLRVCKQVEKNLHDVHACFDRNRIFLDRTVDVGSISQEKAISFGWTGPCLRATGVASDLRKDEPYWDYETYDWNVVTGTHGDVFDRLMVRLAEAEESVKIIRQALKRLAPGPVNVDDPRIRIPSHERVYQEMEALAGHFKSVLEGIRIPAGEYYSGSETANGELGFTLISDGSGHPWRVKVRPPCMTQFAAFHELVEGSLIADSIANLSSINIIAGELDR, via the coding sequence ATGAAAGTTCTCACTCCTGATGGCGAAGAAAAAAATTTGATGGTGCTAAACATCGGTCCGTCGCATGGCGCGACTCACGGATGTTTGCGCTACATTAACGCTCTCGATGGCGAAAATATTGTGGCAATGGTCGGTGAAATCGGCTATTTGCACCGCGGATTTGAAAAGATGGCAGAACGCGGAACTTGGCAGCAAGTTCTTCCGCTGACCGACCGTTTGGATTACTGTTCGGCGATGATGAATAACTTCGCTTATTGCCGCGCTGCAGAACAAATGCTCGGCATCGAAATCCCGGAACGTGCAAAGGTTTTGCGCGTCATCGTGAACGAACTTTCCCGCATTGCAGATCACTTTATTTGCGTTGCTGCAGCCGCTCAAGATTTGGGCTCGACGACGGGATTCTTCTACTTATTCGATTCCCGTGAAATGACGATGCGCATTTGGGAAAAATTGACGGGCGCACGCCTTACGAACAGCTACGGACGTATCGGCGGCCTTTACCGCGATACTTACGAAGGCTTTGAAGAAGATGTTTTGCGCGTTTGCAAACAGGTCGAAAAGAACTTGCACGATGTGCACGCTTGCTTTGATCGGAACCGTATCTTCCTCGATCGTACTGTCGATGTGGGAAGCATTTCCCAAGAAAAGGCAATCAGTTTTGGTTGGACAGGTCCGTGTCTTCGCGCAACAGGCGTCGCAAGCGACCTCCGCAAAGATGAACCGTATTGGGATTACGAAACCTACGATTGGAATGTCGTTACCGGAACTCATGGCGATGTCTTTGACCGCTTGATGGTTCGTCTTGCGGAAGCAGAAGAATCGGTGAAGATTATTCGTCAGGCGTTGAAGCGCTTGGCGCCGGGTCCTGTGAACGTCGATGATCCGCGAATCCGCATTCCGTCGCACGAACGCGTTTACCAAGAAATGGAAGCGTTGGCGGGTCACTTTAAGAGCGTTTTGGAAGGCATTCGCATTCCGGCGGGCGAATATTATTCGGGCTCGGAAACAGCAAACGGTGAACTCGGATTTACTCTCATTTCCGATGGCTCGGGTCATCCTTGGCGCGTCAAAGTACGTCCGCCTTGCATGACGCAATTTGCTGCATTCCACGAACTAGTGGAAGGAAGCCTTATTGCAGACTCGATTGCAAACCTTTCGAGCATTAACATTATCGCGGGAGAATTGGACAGATGA
- a CDS encoding NADH-quinone oxidoreductase subunit C, whose amino-acid sequence MVASEENVKEPVVATAEARQAFEASALALLEKFGATRSEKNPWTLTAVIDRSNLHAAVKTLRDELGLDMLLDIVGIDYLGFKDYTGPRFAVEYVFKSVYAPAKRLTLKVFVEEADLNIPTISDLYEIANWQEREVYDQFGVNFVGHPDLRRLLNHVEFVGHPLRKDYPAHRRQWLSTNDYLYPALEKRLESKGYRILERPEEILPDEVEYLQGSIKK is encoded by the coding sequence ATGGTCGCTTCTGAAGAAAATGTGAAAGAACCGGTTGTTGCGACTGCCGAAGCGCGTCAAGCATTTGAAGCAAGTGCTCTCGCCCTTCTCGAAAAGTTCGGCGCTACCCGTTCCGAAAAGAATCCGTGGACCCTTACCGCTGTAATCGATCGTTCGAATCTTCATGCGGCGGTCAAAACTCTCCGCGATGAACTCGGACTGGATATGTTGCTCGATATCGTCGGCATCGATTATTTGGGCTTTAAGGATTATACCGGACCTCGCTTTGCGGTTGAATATGTTTTCAAAAGTGTTTACGCACCGGCGAAGCGTTTAACTCTCAAGGTTTTTGTCGAAGAAGCCGACTTGAATATTCCGACGATTTCGGATCTTTACGAAATTGCGAATTGGCAAGAACGCGAAGTTTACGACCAATTTGGCGTGAATTTTGTGGGCCATCCGGATTTGCGCCGTTTGTTAAACCACGTGGAATTTGTGGGCCATCCGCTCCGCAAAGATTATCCGGCGCATCGTCGTCAATGGCTTTCGACGAACGATTATTTGTATCCCGCTCTCGAAAAGCGTTTGGAATCCAAAGGTTACCGCATTTTGGAACGCCCCGAAGAAATCCTTCCGGACGAAGTTGAATATCTGCAAGGGAGCATTAAGAAATGA